In Candidatus Bathyarchaeota archaeon, the genomic window AAGATACGAGGCGATTTGAAGGGGTTTAACTTTGATCAAGCCCAAGGAATGAGCTTGGAAAACCTTTATAGAGGACTGAAGATAAAATAAACTGGATTGTTCAAGGGGCTAGAACTCACGCCTGAGGAAGAAGAGGAGATCATTAAAAGGGTTGCTGATAAGATATCAGAATACGGGATGAACGCCGCCGCCATCTTGATGCTCCAAACCTTCAAGCCCATGGCCTATATAGGCGGGCAGATGGGACGCTTCTTCATCAGCCCACTCCTCTACGGCTTAGGAGATAAGATCTCCTTAGGGTCTGAGAAGTTGTTCATGGTATTCGAGAATCGGGATAATTTAGAGAAACTGATCAGGATGTTGGAGCAAAAGGCTGAAGAGGAGATGAGGAAGAGAGAGGAGGCGAGGAGGGATAAAGAGGAACCTGCTGAGAAGCCACTAAGGAGGTTTAGGCGCTTCCTAGGCATCTAATAACCTCAGTACCCTTGATTTTTCCATTATCTAATTTCCATTGATCTTCTGTGTAGAAAAATATCGATTGAAGACTACTGCAAGAATTTATTTACGCGGCTCTATAATCTTTCATCGTGGTGTCAGGGGCGTCTCAAGTTCCAGGTCCTACATGCGTTAACCTTATTTTAACAGATCTATGCAATAGGGCTTGCCCCTTCTGCTTCCTCAACGATTGGATAAGGGGGGATGAAGCGGGGGCACGCCACATGTCTTACAAGGACCTCCGTACAGTTATCCGCTGGCTCAGGGATTCCAAGATATGGAGGGTTAAGTTGGCTGGTGGTGAGCCGATGCTCCACCCAAACCTCCTCGACTTTGTCAGGGAATTGATGAAAAACCGCATCGTGATCGATGCTGTGCTGACGAATGGGTTGGGGGAGACTGAGCTGTATGAGGAGGTAGCTAGGCTCACCGGAACAAATTGGCTCGTCAACGTAATGCCTCCTGAGGCTTATACCAGAGATGAGTGGGAGCTGCTGAATAGAAACCTCGAGGTTTTGAGGTGGAGGAATGAGGATGCCTCCGTGATCCGTTCAGGATTTGATACGAGCAGCCTCAGACATCTATGCCTCTCAATAACCTTCTACAGGCCTGATCAGAATTATGCGTATATCATCGATTTGGCTAAGAGTTACGGGTCTCCAGTGATTAGGTATGATGTCAGCAGACCCTCTGCGGATAAGAGCAACCTCCACATCGATTTCAATTCCCTTAAGAGAGTTAAGCCAACCTTAATGAGCTTTGTGGAAAGCTGTGTTAGAATGAGGGTGAAACCACTTTTAGATGATGCCCTCCCCTTTTGTATGTTCAACCAGAAGGAGTTGATGTTCCTATATCTCTTCAGCAACTTCTCCTCGATCTGTCTACCTAGCCTTGATGTAATGCCGGACCTAAGGGTTGAGTACTGCACCTCGATGAGGGGCTTACTGCCTACACATAGGGTTCCAGAGGCCTCTGTTGATAAAATGTTTCAAGATTTATTGAGCAGTTCAAACAGATATCGAAACTATCAGCTTTCTACATGCAAAAACTGTTATAACTGGAGGATGGGCCTCTGTCAAGGATACTGCCTACGCTTCAAAGTCGATGCCATAAAATATGGAGAAAGGTGATGGTTTTTTGTATAGAATATAACCTCATTTTAATGTGCAAAATTTATGAAAAAAATGGGGTGTTTCTTTTCTAGAGCTAATAAGGTATGCCCAATAATGCCCTTATGAAGTTCACTACGTTCTCTGTCCAGGTTCCGAGTGCGGTTATGAACCAGCCGAACTCCATTCCCCAGGAGACGCCCAAGCCACACATCATTATTATGCGCCCGAACCTGGCGAGGCCTCCGTAAACTCCTGTATGCTCCCTCGTGTATATGAAGTACATTATGGCGCAGAGGGTTGCTATACCGGCGAATAGAGCGGAGGCTATTGTGAATGGGGCCTTGGCTGCGATCATCTCCTCCCCTATGCTCCTGACCTGCCCAACAATCTGGGCTTCCAGCGCCCCTCCTACGAGTATTCCTATGCCTATCGCTGTTAGGAGTGCCGTGGGATACCTCGATACCCATCCCCATGGCGTCAACCTCCCAAACGTGAGGATGGCCAGGAACAGGGGTATGACAAGAAGGGCCCTCCCTGCCATGATGGAATCTAACGCCGTAGTCTTAACAGCTAGGAGACCGTACATCAGCCCATGGGCGCAGCCGGCCCCTATGATTATGTGCTCAACCAGCCTGTAGTAAGGGTTCTCCCTCCAGACAAGGGTCATTATCCCGACGGCCATTAGGCTAGACCAGCCCAACCAGAAGAGAGTCCAGGACAAGCCTCTCACTTCCCCCCTGACAGCCTCTTCCCCCAGTAGGCGATGTTCCCTATTAGCACCATCACTAGGGTGGGGATTGCTGCGAGGTTCTTCATGTCTGTGATCTTCGCCGCGAGGGCGGGCTCGCCTATGAAGCTCTCCATAGCCGCGCCTCCAGTCGGACCTGAGAGATATCCCTTACACATCCCCGCCACCCAGTAGGATACCGTGCTCATCTCGTTCCCTGAGGCGGTCATCCAGAGCTGAGGAATCTCCGGGTGTGTTGCATACCACTGCCTCACATACTTGTCCATGGCTGTACCCGTAGAGTAATTAATGATAATCGCGGAGACATCCTTCCAACTGTCAACCTTCTGCATGAGGGGAAGCTGATCTAGCGGGGTTCCCTGGTAATCTGTTGACACTCTAGCACGGATGCTGTCTCGGAATCCGGCCACCATAACCTCCTCCCCTGGGACATAGCCTATGAAGACATAGTTCTCGCCGTACTTCACGCCGAATCTCTTCGGGTTCGCGTAGTCTATACCCCAGAGAGAGGTGGGGGCAGCGTCGGCGTAGACCGCGACTATGACCACGTTTATCTTCTTAGACCAGAGGTACTTGAGGGTGGCTGTGAAGCTCCCCTTTGTCTCATCCCAGCCGCTTCCAGACAT contains:
- a CDS encoding 4Fe-4S cluster-binding domain-containing protein, with the protein product MSGASQVPGPTCVNLILTDLCNRACPFCFLNDWIRGDEAGARHMSYKDLRTVIRWLRDSKIWRVKLAGGEPMLHPNLLDFVRELMKNRIVIDAVLTNGLGETELYEEVARLTGTNWLVNVMPPEAYTRDEWELLNRNLEVLRWRNEDASVIRSGFDTSSLRHLCLSITFYRPDQNYAYIIDLAKSYGSPVIRYDVSRPSADKSNLHIDFNSLKRVKPTLMSFVESCVRMRVKPLLDDALPFCMFNQKELMFLYLFSNFSSICLPSLDVMPDLRVEYCTSMRGLLPTHRVPEASVDKMFQDLLSSSNRYRNYQLSTCKNCYNWRMGLCQGYCLRFKVDAIKYGER